The following coding sequences lie in one Sedimentibacter sp. MB35-C1 genomic window:
- a CDS encoding glycine/sarcosine/betaine reductase component B subunit: MKLELGNFYVKDIVFGDKLSFDNGVLTINKQEALDFIKNDERITEADLYIAKPGDKIRMCPVKEAIEPRIRLDGRSAFPGYTGPLQPAGNGTAHALKNCSVLVVGRHWGGFQDGLIDMSGEGQKYTLFGELNNIVLVADTNEKFEHREQQKKNDALRRAGHKLAEYVAECVKELEPEEKEVYELGEITKRGDELKKLFSVVYVMQPQSQMEEMGYNDLVYGWDMNHVVPTVMHPNEILDGAMVSGSFMPVSSKWSTYDFQNCPNIKALYKEHGKTINFLGVIMSNLNVALEQKERSALFVAQIAKTLGADGAVVAEEGYGNPDADFIGCYVALEDAGIKTVGVTNECTGRDGQSQPLVTLDEKCDAIVSCGNVSELIELPPMETVLGELEALARDGLSGGWPDDEILGPSVRPDGSIIMENNSMFCGDRVCGWSPKTMKEF, from the coding sequence ATGAAATTGGAATTAGGAAATTTCTATGTAAAGGATATCGTTTTCGGAGATAAACTGTCATTTGATAATGGAGTCCTGACAATAAACAAACAGGAAGCTCTGGACTTTATCAAAAATGATGAACGTATCACGGAAGCGGACTTATACATAGCGAAACCAGGAGACAAGATTCGTATGTGTCCGGTTAAGGAAGCCATTGAGCCAAGAATCAGGCTGGATGGAAGAAGTGCTTTTCCGGGATATACAGGACCGTTGCAGCCGGCAGGAAACGGAACGGCACACGCATTGAAAAACTGCAGTGTATTAGTGGTAGGCAGACATTGGGGAGGCTTCCAGGACGGACTTATTGACATGAGCGGCGAAGGACAGAAGTACACTTTGTTTGGAGAATTGAATAACATTGTTCTTGTAGCAGACACTAACGAGAAGTTTGAACATCGTGAGCAGCAGAAAAAGAATGATGCTTTAAGAAGAGCCGGACATAAACTTGCAGAGTATGTTGCGGAATGTGTGAAAGAATTAGAGCCTGAAGAAAAAGAGGTATATGAACTTGGTGAAATTACAAAACGTGGGGATGAATTGAAAAAATTATTCTCTGTCGTATATGTAATGCAGCCGCAGTCTCAGATGGAAGAAATGGGCTATAACGATTTAGTCTACGGATGGGATATGAATCACGTTGTTCCTACAGTAATGCACCCAAATGAAATTCTGGATGGAGCGATGGTTTCGGGAAGTTTTATGCCGGTTTCCTCTAAGTGGTCCACATATGATTTCCAGAACTGTCCTAACATTAAGGCTTTATATAAGGAACACGGAAAAACAATTAATTTCCTTGGTGTTATAATGTCTAACCTTAATGTAGCATTGGAACAGAAAGAGCGTTCTGCATTGTTCGTAGCTCAAATTGCAAAGACTCTTGGTGCTGATGGAGCTGTTGTTGCGGAAGAAGGATACGGAAACCCTGATGCAGATTTTATAGGATGCTATGTTGCTTTAGAAGATGCTGGAATTAAAACGGTAGGCGTTACCAATGAATGTACTGGACGTGATGGACAGTCACAGCCTCTTGTAACATTGGATGAAAAATGTGATGCGATCGTATCTTGTGGAAATGTGTCTGAATTAATTGAACTTCCTCCGATGGAGACTGTATTGGGAGAACTGGAAGCTTTGGCAAGAGACGGATTATCTGGTGGATGGCCGGATGATGAAATCTTAGGGCCTTCAGTAAGACCGGATGGCTCCATTATTATGGAAAATAACTCCATGTTTTGCGGAGACCGAGTGTGTGGGTGGTCCCCCAAAACAATGAAAGAATTTTAG
- a CDS encoding TetR/AcrR family transcriptional regulator has translation MKELELLEKEENKKYNTIRFVNAAQEIIDEEGLKGASIRKISQRAGFHNSTIYLYFKDLDQLIMLASMKYFREYSHSLELQSQKQLSTVENFLSIWNLFIDAILTNPHIFYNFFFGKRSDNLKEIMNLYYQIFPEERDQFSEDIESMYFGSNINERCLNLLHPLIKEKNLVTDKNVSMLNEITVSYCKYKLMQKCQDPSLDSQQIKKDILAAISHVTGI, from the coding sequence ATGAAAGAGCTTGAATTACTAGAAAAAGAAGAAAATAAAAAATATAATACAATTCGTTTTGTTAATGCAGCTCAAGAAATAATTGATGAAGAAGGGCTCAAAGGTGCCTCTATACGAAAGATTTCTCAAAGAGCAGGCTTTCATAATTCGACTATATATTTGTATTTTAAGGACCTTGATCAATTAATTATGCTTGCCTCTATGAAGTATTTTCGAGAGTACAGTCACTCCCTTGAGTTGCAGAGCCAAAAACAGTTATCTACCGTCGAAAATTTCCTTTCTATATGGAATCTATTTATTGATGCAATTTTAACAAACCCTCACATATTTTATAATTTTTTCTTTGGAAAGAGAAGCGACAACTTGAAAGAAATTATGAATTTGTATTATCAAATTTTCCCTGAAGAACGCGATCAGTTCTCCGAAGATATTGAATCTATGTATTTTGGCAGCAATATTAATGAAAGATGTTTAAATCTTTTGCACCCGCTGATTAAAGAAAAAAATCTTGTTACAGATAAAAACGTATCTATGCTTAATGAAATTACCGTAAGTTATTGCAAATATAAACTAATGCAGAAATGCCAGGATCCTTCATTGGATTCCCAGCAGATAAAAAAAGATATACTTGCTGCGATATCTCATGTTACAGGAATATAG
- a CDS encoding DUF3784 domain-containing protein produces MIIGLIIMLSAGLFCTCFGFLIWKKEKISLIHSYHYTNVKEKDKKAYTTLFGKGIVLIGTGCILAGILDYVTYTAYWWTCSVPFFIIGFILIGTAQKKYNGSLF; encoded by the coding sequence GTGATTATTGGGTTAATTATTATGCTGTCAGCCGGCTTGTTTTGTACTTGCTTTGGTTTTCTCATTTGGAAAAAAGAAAAAATCTCTCTTATACATTCCTACCATTATACAAACGTGAAAGAAAAAGATAAAAAAGCTTATACCACGCTGTTTGGGAAAGGAATTGTGCTAATTGGCACAGGGTGTATATTAGCAGGTATCCTTGATTATGTAACCTATACCGCTTATTGGTGGACTTGTTCTGTTCCATTCTTTATAATCGGGTTTATATTGATTGGAACGGCACAAAAGAAGTATAATGGAAGTTTATTTTAA
- a CDS encoding sigma 54-interacting transcriptional regulator has translation MKIISVIYRNRENMPAIEYLKNNLESIFEKYIKVNNIFLNELFDDEIIEGDIFLVLFEYMIYPLKKHIQNFDNVILMTRGIDKKFISDILAIPQNTDVLVVNDSYESTIQTTNTFYELGISSVNFISYEKDLDTDNYYDDIKIAITPNEEDLVPKHIKNIINIGYRQIGYDTLIKIMQKLQLSHKLINRNIIRHMNSIVEPNATFKSNYLNSYLKSEMLNMVIFNSHESILLTDNDYNLVYSNNKSNIIFGIDYNSYDRSIRNFVDKSAFEKLINSNTKTRLIKINEENYTVEKTTVMLMDQIVGYYIILRNEKDIRDLEINLKNHLIDKGLFAKYSFSDIVYKSDSMMQCINLSKKASLTDFTIMIRGESGTGKELLAQSIHKFSYRRSMPFVAVNCAALPESLLESQLFGYESGSFTGASKSGKIGLFEQANTGTLFLDEIGDISQNLQVQLLRVIQEKQIMRIGSNRLINVDVRIIVATNKNLEDEVQKGKFRSDLYYRLNVIPVEIPPLRERQEDILLLAENFLGDLYYSLTEEQKKSILNYSWHGNVRELESAVNYYKTLGIFPNYMSNKSNNKSTANSKNDYISLILSIIKENTDSFHGIGRTQLMYELKEKGVKISDSKIRTLLKWLHDNNYIETRKGRAGNMVTQEGINYLNSL, from the coding sequence ATGAAAATAATATCAGTAATTTACAGAAACAGAGAGAATATGCCGGCAATCGAGTATTTGAAAAATAATTTAGAATCTATCTTTGAAAAGTATATAAAAGTAAACAATATTTTTTTAAATGAGCTTTTTGATGATGAAATTATTGAGGGTGATATATTTTTAGTTTTGTTTGAATATATGATATACCCATTAAAAAAGCATATACAAAATTTTGATAATGTTATACTTATGACCAGAGGTATTGATAAAAAATTTATTTCTGATATTCTTGCGATTCCCCAAAATACTGATGTTTTAGTTGTAAATGATTCTTATGAGAGTACCATTCAAACAACAAATACTTTTTACGAACTGGGAATAAGCAGTGTCAATTTTATTTCTTACGAAAAAGACTTAGATACGGATAATTATTACGATGATATTAAAATAGCAATAACTCCCAATGAAGAAGATCTGGTGCCGAAGCATATAAAAAATATTATAAATATCGGCTACAGACAAATCGGATACGACACTCTTATTAAAATAATGCAAAAATTGCAATTAAGCCATAAGCTTATAAACAGAAACATAATCAGACATATGAACAGCATTGTTGAGCCTAATGCTACTTTTAAAAGCAATTACTTAAACAGCTATTTGAAAAGTGAAATGTTAAACATGGTGATTTTCAATTCTCATGAAAGTATACTGCTGACGGATAATGATTATAACCTAGTATATTCGAACAATAAATCAAATATTATTTTTGGCATTGACTATAACAGCTACGACAGGAGTATAAGAAATTTTGTTGACAAATCAGCTTTTGAAAAATTAATCAATTCTAATACAAAAACCAGACTTATTAAAATTAACGAAGAGAATTATACAGTTGAAAAAACTACAGTAATGCTTATGGATCAAATTGTAGGTTATTATATAATACTTAGAAATGAGAAGGATATAAGAGATTTAGAAATAAATTTGAAAAATCATTTGATAGATAAAGGGCTTTTTGCTAAGTATTCTTTTAGTGATATTGTGTATAAATCGGACAGTATGATGCAGTGCATAAACCTTTCAAAAAAGGCATCTCTGACAGATTTTACTATAATGATCAGAGGAGAAAGCGGTACGGGGAAGGAATTGCTTGCGCAGTCAATTCATAAATTTTCTTATAGAAGGAGCATGCCCTTTGTTGCGGTTAATTGTGCAGCCCTCCCTGAATCACTTCTGGAAAGTCAGCTTTTTGGATATGAAAGCGGATCGTTTACCGGAGCAAGCAAGAGTGGGAAAATAGGATTGTTCGAGCAGGCTAACACGGGCACATTATTTTTGGATGAAATAGGAGATATATCTCAAAATCTTCAAGTTCAACTGTTAAGGGTAATTCAAGAAAAGCAAATCATGCGTATAGGCAGCAACAGGCTGATAAATGTTGACGTAAGGATTATCGTGGCAACAAACAAAAATTTGGAAGATGAAGTGCAGAAGGGAAAATTTAGAAGTGATTTGTACTACAGGCTTAATGTAATTCCCGTTGAAATTCCGCCATTAAGGGAAAGACAGGAAGATATTTTGCTGTTGGCGGAAAACTTTTTGGGAGATTTGTATTATAGTTTGACAGAGGAGCAAAAAAAATCCATATTGAATTACTCTTGGCACGGAAATGTCAGAGAATTAGAAAGTGCTGTCAACTATTATAAGACACTTGGTATATTTCCAAATTATATGTCAAATAAATCTAATAATAAATCAACTGCGAATTCAAAAAACGATTATATATCTTTAATTTTAAGTATTATAAAAGAAAATACAGACAGTTTTCACGGTATAGGGAGAACTCAATTAATGTATGAGCTCAAAGAAAAGGGTGTAAAAATAAGCGATTCCAAAATCAGAACATTATTAAAATGGCTGCATGACAATAATTATATTGAAACAAGAAAAGGAAGAGCAGGAAATATGGTAACTCAAGAAGGGATTAATTACTTGAATTCTTTGTAG
- a CDS encoding sodium:alanine symporter family protein, with the protein MFELFTNFTNFLWGMPLLVVIIVTGFYFTVKTRGFQFKYFGFIITNIFKSNKESKSLDDKKKLTPFQAISIAVGGSVGVSNISGVATAIATGGPGALFWIWFAALLGMIIKMAEVSLAVYYRETGDDGTFRGGPTFYIQKALGAEKGVKFWKPLAVIFGIGIFMTWPITIQNYTISEAIGTTFNIPFIIPSIALVICIYLVTIGGLKKIGVIASYLIPIMCGFYILCGIYILLVNISEVPNTFMLIFKGAFTTQAAAGGFLGATVGKAMRLGFARSVYSNEAGWGTSPMVHATADVDHPIKQGLLGAFEVFADTILVCSITGLVVIITGYWNSGMSGANLTLSAFESVIGYTARVIVALSIFLFGLTTNTGWFAYYMTLLNHAFEDGSKTKKIFTKLFVIGNPLWGFFILVASVYFGGTPEQIWVLADFSSVIPTFINVAVLFMIGGKFIELLKDYKARYMGIGTVDPDFKLFYEDELKSKAQ; encoded by the coding sequence ATGTTCGAACTTTTTACTAATTTTACAAATTTTTTATGGGGCATGCCATTATTAGTGGTTATTATAGTAACAGGATTTTATTTTACTGTTAAAACCCGCGGATTCCAATTTAAGTATTTCGGTTTTATTATTACTAATATTTTTAAAAGCAATAAAGAATCAAAAAGCTTGGACGACAAAAAGAAATTGACTCCATTCCAAGCGATTTCAATTGCTGTTGGCGGATCAGTCGGCGTAAGTAACATAAGCGGTGTTGCAACAGCGATTGCTACAGGTGGACCTGGAGCGTTATTTTGGATTTGGTTTGCTGCTCTCTTAGGCATGATAATTAAAATGGCTGAGGTTTCATTGGCGGTGTATTACAGAGAGACAGGCGATGACGGCACTTTTAGAGGAGGTCCTACATTCTATATTCAGAAAGCTTTGGGTGCAGAAAAAGGAGTTAAATTCTGGAAGCCTCTAGCTGTTATCTTTGGAATAGGTATATTTATGACATGGCCTATAACAATTCAGAATTACACCATATCAGAAGCTATAGGAACAACATTTAACATACCGTTTATAATTCCTTCTATTGCACTGGTAATCTGCATTTATCTGGTAACAATAGGCGGACTTAAAAAGATCGGTGTTATTGCTTCTTATTTAATTCCTATAATGTGCGGATTCTATATTTTATGTGGAATTTATATTTTATTAGTTAACATTTCAGAGGTTCCTAATACTTTTATGTTAATATTTAAGGGAGCATTTACAACTCAAGCGGCAGCTGGCGGTTTCTTAGGCGCCACGGTAGGAAAGGCTATGAGGCTGGGTTTTGCCAGATCAGTTTATAGTAATGAAGCCGGCTGGGGAACATCTCCTATGGTACATGCGACCGCTGATGTTGATCATCCGATTAAGCAAGGCTTATTAGGAGCATTTGAAGTATTTGCCGATACGATTTTAGTATGCTCAATAACAGGACTTGTAGTTATAATTACAGGATACTGGAATTCAGGTATGTCAGGAGCAAACTTAACATTATCGGCATTCGAATCAGTTATAGGTTATACTGCAAGAGTAATTGTAGCATTGAGTATATTTTTGTTCGGGTTAACAACAAATACAGGTTGGTTTGCATATTATATGACCCTGTTGAATCATGCATTTGAAGACGGCTCAAAAACAAAGAAAATATTCACAAAGCTATTTGTTATTGGAAATCCGCTTTGGGGCTTTTTCATATTAGTAGCTTCCGTATACTTCGGAGGAACTCCAGAGCAAATATGGGTTTTGGCCGATTTCTCATCTGTAATACCTACGTTTATCAACGTAGCTGTACTGTTTATGATAGGTGGTAAATTTATTGAACTGCTAAAGGACTACAAAGCAAGATATATGGGAATAGGTACAGTTGATCCCGACTTCAAGCTATTTTATGAAGACGAGTTAAAATCTAAAGCTCAATAG
- a CDS encoding P1 family peptidase: MGLDKNSGITIGKLKKGKKNLITDVQGVKVGHVTLNDGSVKTGVTAILPHGGNIFKEKVMASSYVLNGFGKSMGLLQIDELGTIETPIIMTNTLSIGVAANGLIKYMLDQNSDIGLETGTVNCVVTECNDGRLNDIRGLHVKEEHIFEAISNAAEDFEEGAVGSGTGMSCLGVKGGIGSSSRVVELDNKEYVIGAIVMSNFGNKGDLTICGQNVGAKMKEIDLNKKEKGSIIIIIATDIPLNERQLKRVAKRSAIGIARTGSHMGNGSGDICLSFTTANNLKHYSDSDVIATKMIYDENIDIVFRGAIEAVEEAVISSLYHADTTIGRDNKISKSLREYL, from the coding sequence ATGGGACTGGATAAAAACAGCGGAATAACTATAGGAAAACTAAAAAAAGGCAAAAAAAACCTTATAACAGATGTTCAGGGAGTAAAAGTCGGTCATGTTACATTAAACGACGGTAGTGTAAAAACAGGTGTAACTGCCATTTTGCCACATGGAGGAAATATATTTAAAGAAAAAGTAATGGCCTCATCATATGTACTGAACGGATTCGGAAAAAGCATGGGGCTGCTGCAAATTGATGAACTCGGAACTATTGAAACACCCATAATTATGACTAATACTCTCAGCATAGGAGTTGCTGCAAACGGGTTGATAAAATATATGTTAGATCAAAACAGCGATATAGGTCTTGAGACAGGCACAGTAAATTGCGTGGTTACTGAATGTAACGACGGAAGATTGAATGATATAAGAGGACTTCATGTTAAAGAAGAGCATATATTTGAAGCAATCAGCAATGCGGCTGAAGATTTTGAAGAGGGCGCAGTCGGTTCAGGAACAGGAATGTCTTGTTTAGGTGTTAAAGGCGGAATCGGATCTTCCTCAAGAGTTGTGGAATTAGATAACAAAGAGTATGTTATAGGCGCCATTGTTATGTCCAATTTTGGGAACAAAGGTGATTTAACAATATGCGGACAAAATGTTGGCGCTAAGATGAAAGAAATTGATCTTAACAAAAAAGAAAAGGGATCAATAATAATTATAATTGCAACTGACATACCCTTGAATGAAAGGCAGCTGAAAAGGGTGGCAAAGCGTTCTGCTATTGGAATTGCGAGAACAGGTTCTCATATGGGAAACGGAAGCGGTGATATTTGCTTATCCTTCACTACGGCTAATAATTTGAAGCATTACAGCGATTCGGATGTTATCGCTACAAAAATGATTTATGACGAAAATATTGATATTGTGTTCAGAGGAGCCATAGAAGCAGTAGAAGAAGCAGTAATAAGCTCCTTATACCATGCTGATACAACAATTGGCAGAGATAACAAAATTTCTAAAAGCTTAAGAGAATATCTGTAG
- a CDS encoding DegV family protein, whose protein sequence is MKNYIIVTDSTADLPIDIIEKYGIVVIPLGFGFEGENYLNYPDHRQLSINEFYERIKKGERSNTTLINAKTFEEYFERILMDGNDILYLGFSSALSGTYNSSLIAREELLQKYSNLRIECIDTFAASLGEGLLVYYASKMKQEGKSIDEVMNWVADNKFHLCHWFTVDDLNHLKRGGRINAMTATIGTALGVKPILHVDNGGYLVPVSNVRGRKRSINALLERMETTCINPEDNSVFISHSECFEEAEYLGNLIKEKLHVKEVVINYIGPVIGSHTGQGTIALFFFGTER, encoded by the coding sequence ATGAAAAATTATATTATAGTAACAGATTCTACTGCGGATTTGCCTATAGACATTATTGAGAAATATGGAATTGTGGTTATTCCTTTGGGATTTGGCTTTGAAGGTGAAAATTACCTAAACTATCCTGATCACAGACAACTAAGCATAAATGAATTTTACGAGAGGATAAAAAAAGGAGAGAGATCTAATACTACCCTTATAAATGCAAAAACTTTTGAGGAATATTTTGAACGCATACTTATGGATGGAAATGATATTTTATACTTGGGATTTTCATCGGCACTAAGCGGAACATATAATTCTTCTCTGATAGCAAGGGAAGAGCTGTTGCAAAAATACAGCAATTTAAGAATTGAATGCATTGACACATTTGCAGCTTCATTAGGGGAAGGGCTGCTGGTATACTATGCATCAAAGATGAAGCAGGAAGGCAAAAGCATCGACGAGGTTATGAACTGGGTGGCAGATAATAAATTTCATTTGTGTCACTGGTTTACTGTAGATGATTTAAATCATTTGAAACGCGGCGGCAGAATAAATGCTATGACTGCTACTATTGGAACAGCTTTGGGAGTTAAGCCCATACTTCATGTGGATAACGGAGGATATTTAGTTCCCGTTTCGAATGTGAGAGGAAGAAAAAGATCAATCAATGCCCTTTTGGAGCGCATGGAGACAACATGCATAAATCCTGAAGATAATTCAGTTTTCATAAGTCATTCAGAATGCTTTGAGGAAGCAGAATATCTTGGCAACTTAATAAAAGAAAAGCTGCATGTTAAGGAAGTTGTTATAAACTACATAGGACCTGTAATAGGTTCACATACCGGACAAGGCACAATAGCGCTGTTCTTCTTCGGAACAGAAAGATAA
- a CDS encoding NADPH-dependent FMN reductase, with amino-acid sequence MVKIAVILGSTKPGRNGKAVAEWIYKLAENRADAKFELVDIADYNLPLYDEPYPAMMQKYTKEHTKKWSQKIDEFDGYIFVTPEYNHSIPGALKNAIDFLNVEWKNKAVGFVSYGSVGGARAVDHLRQITGGLQMADIRAQVMLNLFTDFVNMSEFNPDPRHNDEVSELFNQLISWSEAMKTMRE; translated from the coding sequence ATGGTAAAAATAGCTGTGATTTTAGGAAGCACAAAGCCCGGGAGAAACGGAAAAGCTGTTGCTGAGTGGATATATAAGCTGGCAGAAAATAGAGCAGATGCAAAATTCGAATTGGTTGATATAGCTGATTACAATTTACCTCTTTATGATGAGCCATATCCTGCAATGATGCAGAAATATACAAAAGAACACACAAAAAAATGGTCGCAGAAAATCGATGAATTTGACGGTTACATATTTGTAACCCCGGAGTACAACCACAGCATACCCGGAGCATTGAAAAATGCAATTGATTTTTTGAACGTTGAATGGAAAAATAAAGCCGTCGGATTTGTAAGCTATGGAAGTGTAGGCGGGGCAAGAGCTGTTGACCACTTGCGACAAATAACAGGTGGACTTCAAATGGCCGATATAAGAGCTCAGGTAATGCTGAATTTGTTTACTGATTTTGTAAATATGAGCGAGTTCAATCCTGACCCAAGGCACAATGATGAAGTATCTGAACTATTTAACCAGCTAATATCATGGTCTGAAGCTATGAAGACGATGAGAGAATAA
- a CDS encoding HD domain-containing phosphohydrolase, producing MEHTDKIFHRFLTDPINDLFNKLTNISIIDKNLNIIPDEELVPVIKEINLGFNKLDKLIELIENINKDVSFEGILKFIYSTFSEFIPYNHIGIALLKDEDRILEASYGISDPMLCELPKKLMGLRAEISRTSLENIVKNGTPRIINDLNSYTKNKDANYNKILMEEGIKSSISLPLSVNEKPIGIIFFSNVMRDVYNEEHVDFLKTLSSSIAISLNKNIFIDEMLYSTLLALTKMAETRDEDTADHLDRMTAYAVKITEFLQDDRKYEEEITIQFIKGIERFSAMHDIGKVGVKDGILLKPGRLTKEEFDEMKKHVTYGVEVLKTAESNIAKQKYSMFKMGIEIVECHHEKWDGSGYPNNKSKTDIPLSARIVAVSDVFDALTSKRPYKDAYGFEESFEYVIEGSGRHFDPVIIETLKKHRNEFYELYNSFQKNKPSD from the coding sequence ATGGAACATACAGATAAAATATTTCATAGATTTTTAACAGACCCTATAAATGATTTGTTTAACAAACTAACAAACATTTCAATTATAGATAAAAATTTGAACATTATTCCCGATGAAGAATTAGTTCCTGTAATTAAAGAAATTAATCTGGGCTTTAACAAGCTGGATAAATTAATAGAACTAATAGAGAACATTAATAAGGATGTGTCATTTGAAGGAATTTTAAAGTTTATATACTCTACATTCTCAGAATTTATTCCTTATAATCACATAGGAATTGCTCTGCTAAAAGATGAGGATAGAATACTGGAAGCTTCCTATGGTATTTCCGACCCTATGTTGTGTGAACTTCCTAAGAAACTTATGGGACTTAGGGCGGAAATAAGCAGGACAAGTCTTGAAAATATTGTAAAAAATGGGACTCCAAGAATTATAAATGATTTGAATAGTTATACGAAAAACAAAGATGCAAATTATAACAAAATCCTTATGGAAGAGGGAATAAAGTCTTCAATTTCACTTCCTTTGAGTGTTAATGAAAAGCCAATCGGAATTATATTTTTCTCTAATGTTATGCGAGATGTTTATAATGAGGAACATGTGGATTTTTTAAAAACTTTATCAAGCAGTATTGCCATAAGCTTGAATAAAAATATATTTATTGACGAAATGCTTTACTCTACACTTCTGGCACTGACAAAGATGGCTGAAACCAGAGATGAAGATACTGCCGACCATCTTGACAGAATGACTGCATATGCGGTTAAAATTACAGAATTTTTGCAGGACGACAGAAAATATGAAGAAGAAATAACCATTCAGTTTATTAAGGGAATTGAGAGGTTCAGCGCTATGCACGATATCGGCAAAGTTGGTGTTAAGGACGGAATATTGCTAAAGCCGGGGCGCTTGACAAAAGAAGAATTTGATGAAATGAAAAAGCATGTAACATACGGTGTTGAAGTTTTAAAAACAGCAGAAAGCAACATAGCAAAGCAAAAATACAGCATGTTCAAAATGGGAATTGAAATAGTTGAGTGCCATCACGAGAAGTGGGACGGTTCGGGATATCCTAACAACAAGTCTAAAACAGATATTCCGTTAAGCGCCAGAATTGTAGCAGTTTCAGACGTATTTGATGCGCTGACCAGCAAAAGGCCTTACAAAGATGCCTATGGTTTTGAAGAAAGTTTTGAATATGTAATTGAAGGAAGCGGCCGCCATTTTGATCCTGTAATTATTGAGACGCTAAAAAAACATAGAAATGAATTTTATGAGCTGTACAATAGTTTTCAAAAGAATAAGCCGTCCGATTAG
- a CDS encoding MetQ/NlpA family ABC transporter substrate-binding protein, translating to MKKYIKLLLVVSILVLSLAIFAGCQRNEQASEEKPEAEVPSESMAKGKITVAASPTPHAEILAQAKDILAEQGYELEIIEFSDYVQPNLVVDAGDVDANFFQHKPYLDNFNEENGTNLVSVAPIHYEPLAIYAGKSENLSDIPDGAAIAVPSDTTNEARALLLLEANGLIEIKEGAGLAATKNDIEKNPHNIEIIELEAAQVSRVIGEVDFVVLNGNYALSAGLNVSDALAKEEQYSDAAQVYANILVVKEGNEEREDVKALIEALKSDEVKQYIDETYNGAVVAID from the coding sequence ATGAAAAAATATATAAAATTATTATTAGTGGTGTCAATATTAGTGCTATCCCTTGCAATATTTGCAGGGTGTCAAAGAAATGAGCAGGCATCAGAAGAAAAACCAGAGGCGGAAGTGCCTTCAGAGAGTATGGCTAAAGGTAAAATTACCGTAGCAGCATCGCCGACACCTCACGCTGAAATTTTAGCGCAAGCTAAGGATATACTGGCAGAACAGGGATATGAACTGGAAATAATTGAATTTTCTGACTATGTACAGCCTAACCTTGTTGTTGATGCCGGAGACGTAGATGCGAATTTCTTCCAGCACAAACCATACCTGGATAACTTCAATGAGGAAAACGGAACGAATCTGGTTTCAGTAGCTCCAATTCATTATGAGCCACTTGCAATATATGCAGGTAAATCAGAAAATCTATCTGACATACCAGACGGTGCCGCAATAGCAGTTCCAAGTGATACTACTAATGAAGCAAGAGCATTGTTGCTTCTTGAGGCTAATGGCCTTATTGAAATAAAAGAAGGCGCCGGACTTGCAGCTACGAAAAATGATATTGAAAAAAATCCTCACAATATTGAAATTATTGAATTGGAGGCAGCTCAAGTTTCAAGAGTAATAGGCGAAGTGGATTTTGTAGTATTAAACGGTAACTATGCACTTTCTGCCGGATTAAATGTGTCAGATGCATTAGCAAAAGAAGAACAGTACTCAGATGCTGCTCAGGTCTATGCCAATATATTAGTTGTCAAAGAGGGAAACGAGGAAAGAGAAGATGTTAAAGCTTTGATTGAAGCTTTGAAGAGCGATGAAGTAAAACAATATATTGATGAAACATACAACGGAGCAGTAGTTGCAATAGATTAA